A genomic stretch from Hoplias malabaricus isolate fHopMal1 chromosome 4, fHopMal1.hap1, whole genome shotgun sequence includes:
- the LOC136695303 gene encoding zinc finger protein 665-like translates to MLRSGGIKCVDMEGRSSSSQETCLVPPHTSHRKTQMSKHKRKTHDCSECGKSFTQQNNLRKHQRIHTGEKPYHCSECGMSFTRKDSLQTHQRIHTGDKPYHCSECGKSFSVQSSLQTHQRIHTGEKPYHCSECGKSFTVQSNLQTHQRIHTGEKPYHCSECGKSFSVQSSLQTHQRIHTGEKPYHCSECGKSFTVQSNLQTHQRIHTGEKLYHCSECGKRFTLQSSLQTHQRIHTGEKPYHCSECGKSFTVKSNLRTHQHIHTGEKPYHCSECGKSFTDQGSLQNHQRIHTGEKPYHCSECEKSFTQQSSLQKHQRIHTGEKPYHCSECGKSFTEQGSLKRHQRIHTGEKPYHCSECGKSFTEQSSFQKHQHIHTGEKPYHCSECGKSFTVQSNLRTHQRIHTGEKPYHCSECGTSFTAQSSFQKHQRIHTGEKPYHCSVCGKSFTQQSRLQTHQYIHTGEKPYHCSECGKSFTEQGSLKRHQRIHTGEKPYHCSECGKSFTVQSSLQRHQRIHTGEKPYHCSVCGKSFTHQNSVRKHHCVHPEQMQ, encoded by the coding sequence ATGTTGAGATCAGGAGGGATTAAATGTGTGGATATGGAGGGCAGAAGCTCCAGTTCTCAGGAAACATGCTTGGTTCCGCCCCACACATCTCACAGAAAAACTCAGAtgagtaaacacaagaggaaaacTCATgattgttcagagtgtgggaagagttttacgcAACAGAATAATCTAcgaaaacaccagcgcattcacacaggagagaaaccatatcactgttcagagtgtgggatgagttttactcgAAAGGatagtctccaaacacaccagcgcattcacacaggagataaaccgtatcactgttcagagtgtgggaagagttttagtgtacagagtagtctccaaacacatcagcgcattcacacaggagagaaaccgtatcactgttcagagtgtgggaagagttttactgtacaaagtaatctccaaacacatcagcgcattcacacaggagagaaaccgtatcactgttcagagtgtgggaagagttttagtgtacagagtagtctccaaacacatcagcgcattcacacaggagagaaaccgtatcactgttcagagtgtgggaagagttttactgtacaaagtaatctccaaacacatcagcgcattcacacaggagagaaactgtatcactgttcagagtgtgggaagaggttTACTTtacagagtagtctccaaacacaccagcgcattcacacaggagagaaaccgtatcactgttcagagtgtgggaagagttttactgtaaaaaGTAATCTCCGaacacaccagcacattcacacaggagagaaaccgtatcactgttcagagtgtgggaagagttttactgaccAAGGTAGTCTCCAAaatcaccagcgcattcacacaggagagaaaccgtatcactgttcagagtgtgagaaaagttttactcaacagagtagtctccaaaaacaccagcgcattcacacaggagagaaaccgtatcactgttcagagtgtggtaagagttttactgaacagggcaGTCtcaaaagacaccagcgcattcacacaggagagaaaccgtatcactgttcagagtgtgggaagagttttactgaacagagtagtttccaaaaacaccagcacattcacacaggagagaaaccgtatcactgttcagagtgtgggaagagttttactgtacagagtaatcttcgaacacaccagcgcattcacacaggagagaaaccgtatcactgttcagagtgtgggacgAGTTTTACTGCACAGAGTAgtttccaaaaacaccagcgcattcacacaggagagaaaccgtatcactgttcagtgtgtgggaagagttttactcaacagagtaGACTCCAAACGCACCagtacattcacacaggagagaaaccgtatcactgttcagagtgtgggaagagttttacagAACAGGGCAGTCtcaaaagacaccagcgcattcacacaggagagaaaccgtatcactgttcagagtgtgggaagagttttactgtacagagtagtcttcaaagacaccagcgcattcacacaggagagaaaccgtatcactgttcagtgtgtgggaagagttttactcatcAGAATTCGGTTCGAAAACATCACTGCGTTCACCCAGAACAGATGCAGTAG